The DNA sequence GGAATCGACATGAGCGACCCGGAACGTTTGGCAAAGTGGGACGCCAGATATCTGGCGTTGCAGTCATTGCGTCTGGATTTAGCCATTGGTTTGTCGACGATTGCCGGAAAAGGGCGGGGCGACAAGGTCGCACAATGAATGGCTGCAATGCCGGAACCCAGAGTGTCCGCTTCAAGGGTGACACTGGCTTCCGACAAAACCAAAAAGCCGCGAGACCGCCAACCGCATCACAATGCTGCTGCCAAATTCCTATTGCGCCGAACCCACCGCGCCATTGTTAAATCCAGCTTCAATGAGGTCCGGCTTGTCGATCCGGCACGCTCGGCGTGTGGCCCCCAGTTTCATCAGCCGATTGCTCTGTCATTCTCACTTGACGGGCAGGAAGGCGACCGATATTTACCGCAGAGCAAGCTTTCCCCCTCCAGCGTTGCCCTATCTTGTGCCAAGTGCTTGTAAAGTATTGATGTAGATTGACCAAAAATATGCCCAAAACAGCGATGATCGTGTGGAATACCATGGTCCATGACGCTCGGGTTACCAAGGAAGCACAGACCTTGGCTCGTCACGGACACAGTGTCCGCGTCTTTTGCTTTGCCAGCGACGGACGTACTCCCGCTGACGAAACCATCGAACCCGGCTTCTCCATTTGCCGCGTGAACCGCACACCCATGCGGTTCCTCAGAAAGCTGTTTTCCCGAGCGGAACCTGCTGAGGCACACAGTTCATCCGGTGCGGCTGATCGGCAGGCATCCGCCGGGGCGCCCGGTGGTCCGCTCGTCTGGAGCTACCGGTTCCTGAATTTTGCGAGTGTCCACTTCAAACTGCTTGTCCGTATAGTGAAGTACCGTCCCGACACTGTGCACGCTCATGATGTAAACACGTTGCCCACCGCCTGGTTGGCGGCCCGATTATCCGGAGCAAGACTGATCTACGACGCGCATGAGATCAGCACGGATCGGGAAGGCTACAAGAAGCTGCGCAGCGCTGTCTTCATCACGGAGAAATTGTTGATGCCTGCCGCGGTTGCGGTCATCACCACCACGGACATGCGGGCCAAATACCTGGCGCGCGCCTACAAGCGCAAAAGACCCGCCGTGCTTCAAAACCGGCCCCGCCGCTCCCCGCAAAAATCAAAAGACAACACCTGGCTGCGACAACATTTCGGAATTGATGAGCGGCTTCCAATCGTGCTGTATCAAGGTGGACTGCAGCAGGGACGCGGGCTTGTGTCCGTCGTCAGATAAAATGGGACATCAGAGCGGCTTGAGTATTGGAGGCTCTGGTTCGTTTGTGTGACTGATTATGCCGCTTGTTTTTGATGGTGCAAGCGACGTTGGCGGATTGTCAGCTTCTTGATCTCTTTCCTTTCTCTCAAGATGGCTTTGTCGCGCCCAAAGTAGACGTCGGCGGGTGTGACGTTCTTCAAGCTCTCGTGGTAGCGCCTGTTGTTATAGTAGTCGACGAAGGCCTCGATCTGGCGTTCAAGATCGCCTGGCAGATAGTAATTTTCCAGCAGGACCCGGTTCTTCATCGTCTGATGCCATCGCTCGATCTTTCCCTGGGTTTGCGGGTGGAACGGGGCTCCACGAACGTGATCCATCTTCTTGTCCTCCAGCCATTCAGCCAAATCGCCAGAGATGTAACATGACCCGTTATCGCTGAGCAGGCGCGGTTTGTGGCGCACGACGGCCTGGTCGCAGC is a window from the Hoeflea sp. IMCC20628 genome containing:
- a CDS encoding glycosyltransferase translates to MTKNMPKTAMIVWNTMVHDARVTKEAQTLARHGHSVRVFCFASDGRTPADETIEPGFSICRVNRTPMRFLRKLFSRAEPAEAHSSSGAADRQASAGAPGGPLVWSYRFLNFASVHFKLLVRIVKYRPDTVHAHDVNTLPTAWLAARLSGARLIYDAHEISTDREGYKKLRSAVFITEKLLMPAAVAVITTTDMRAKYLARAYKRKRPAVLQNRPRRSPQKSKDNTWLRQHFGIDERLPIVLYQGGLQQGRGLVSVVR